From Anopheles arabiensis isolate DONGOLA chromosome 3, AaraD3, whole genome shotgun sequence, a single genomic window includes:
- the LOC120904402 gene encoding protein transport protein Sec61 subunit beta-like gives MPAPASSTSVGSGSRSPSKPTSAPRAAAGGSSTLKQRKTTTTATAARNRNTGTGSGGMWRFYTDDSPGIKVGPVPVLVMSLLFIASVFMLHIWGKYTRA, from the exons ATG CCTGCTCCAGCGAGTTCCACTTCCGTCGGCAGCGGTAGCCGATCACCGTCGAAGCCAACATCCGCCCCGCGGGCAGCGGCCGGAGGTTCCAGCACGTTGAAGCAGCGCAAAACCACCACGACCGCCACTGCCGCGCGGAATCGTAACACGGGCACCGGATCCGGTGGCATGTGGCGCTTCTACACCGATGACTCTCCCGGCATCAAGGT TGGCCCAGTCCCAGTGCTCGTCATGTCGCTGCTCTTCATCGCCTCCGTCTTCATGCTGCACATCTGGGGCAAATACACGCGTGCATAA